One Lucilia cuprina isolate Lc7/37 chromosome 4, ASM2204524v1, whole genome shotgun sequence DNA segment encodes these proteins:
- the LOC111689915 gene encoding neprilysin-2 produces the protein MQTVIKNPNWWRRRTTLERCLTLVSVFACIAVIGLVSGLVFVLLTNQMAEELKTTTPANNALALHGDNTGATMNKVPDDSKNMAFPLNSKNSDVCLSSECIHTASAVLSKMKPEIEPCDDFYQFACGTYIDETQIPEDKVAVNTFSVISDKLQEQLKDIITEERPETDPKHFRLPNALYKACMNKTLIETLGAKPIQQIAETLGGWPVIVGDSWDSDNSWTWQETVKKFRRLGFSMDYVVDFSIGVDLKNSTKRIIDLDQSSIGLSREYLVKGFNETLVSAYYDYMVDMAVLFGAEKETAKKELRESLQFEMDLANISWPNEKRRNSNDLYNLRTIKQLQQDYPYVQWLDYINALLPEGLQVDEDEVINLSVPSFFEDLDKLLKRTNKRAIANYMMWRIHAFSVAFLSEEFRKRQLQYATALSGRQEQEARWKECVDISSGSLAISVGSLYVRKHFKQDSKAIALEMVNNIRGVFNQILDEVQWMDDMTKQEAKRKLHSMTTHIGYPDEMLDNDKLEEYYRKLDIDPDKYFESFLKMNVFGTDYSFNKLRLPVNKTDWIRHARPAVVNAFYSSIENSIQFPAGILQGHFFNGQRPKYMNYGAIGYVIGHEITHGFDDQGRQFDVDGNLIDWWQPDTQKAYLEKAKCIIEQYGNYTDKQTGLNLNGINTQGENIADNGGIKESYLAYKQWVAQNGEEPKLPGLSYSPQQMFWISAAQTWCAKYRKETLKMRITTGVHSPNEFRVLGSLSNMKDFSRDFQCPEGTPMNPVQKCEVW, from the exons AAATCCGAATTGGTGGCGCAGACGCACAACATTAGAAAGATGTCTTACCCTCGTGTCAGTATTCGCCTGTATAGCAGTAATCGGTTTAGTAAGCGGTTTGGTATTTGTATTGCTTACAAATCAAATGGCTGAAG AACTTAAAACCACTACTCCCGCTAACAATGCTCTCGCCCTGCACGGCGACAACACTGGAGCAACAATGAATAAAGTACCTGATGATAGCAAAAATATGGCATTCCCCTTGAATTCCAAAAACTCAGATGTTTGTCTATCTTCCGAGTGTATACACACGGCATCGGCGGTGTTGAGTAAAATGAAACCTGAAATTGAGCCCTGTGATGATTTCTATCAGTTTGCCTGCGGTACTTATATAGATGAGACTCAAATTCCCGAAGATAAGGTGGCTGTTAATACTTTCTCAGTTATATCGGATAAATTGCAAGAACAATTGAAAGATATTATTACTGAGGAAAGACCAGAAACAGATCCAAAACATTTTAGATTACCTAATGCTTTATACAAGGCCTGCATGAATAAAA CTTTAATTGAGACCTTGGGTGCTAAACCCATACAACAAATTGCTGAAACTTTGGGTGGTTGGCCAGTAATTGTGGGCGATTCTTGGGATAGTGATAATTCATGGACTTGGCAAGAGACTGTTAAGAAATTTAGACGTTTAGGTTTCAGCATGGATTATGTGGTGGACTTTTCCATAGGTGTCGATTTGAAGAACAGTACCAAACGTATAATTGAT ttgGATCAATCTTCCATTGGCTTAAGTCGTGAGTACTTGGTTAAGGGTTTCAATGAAACATTAGTCTCGGCCTATTATGACTACATGGTAGATATGGCTGTACTCTTTGGTGCCGAAAAGGAAACAGCCAAAAAGGAATTAAGAGAATCTCTTCAATTCGAAATGGATTTAGCTAAT ATCTCTTGGCCCAATGAAAAAAGACGTAACTCTAATGATTTATACAACTTGCGCACCATCAAACAATTACAACAGGATTATCCCTATGTCCAATGGTTAGACTATATTAATGCTTTATTACCCGAGGGTCTTCAGGTCGATGAAGATGAAGTGATCAATTTGTCGGTGCCCAGTTTCTTTGAGGATTTGGATAAGTTATTGAAACGTACCAATAAGCGTGCCATTGCCAATTATATGATGTGGCGTATACATGCCTTCTCGGTGGCTTTCCTATCGGAAGAATTCCGCAAAAGACAATTGCAATATGCCACTGCCTTATCGGGCAGACAGGAACAGGAGGCCAGATGGAAGGAGTGTGTGGATATTTCCTCGGGCAG tttaGCGATTTCGGTGGGCTCTCTCTATGTGCGCAAACATTTCAAACAGGATTCCAAGGCCATCGCTTTAGAAATGGTTAACAATATACGCGGTGTCTTCAATCAAATACTCGATGAGGTTCAATGGATGGATGACATGACTAAACAGGAggctaaaagaaaattacactCAATGACCACTCATATTGGTTATCCCGATGAGATGTTGGATAATGATAAATTGGAAGAGTATTATCGTAAATTGGATATTGATCCCGATAAATATTTCGAATCATTCTTGAAGATGAATGTCTTCGGTACGGATTATTCATTCAATAAATTGAGATTGCCAGTAAACAAAACCGATTGGATTAGACATGCTCGCCCAGCTGTGGTAAATGCTTTCTACTCATCGATTGAGAATAGTATAC AATTCCCCGCTGGCATCTTGCAAGGTCACTTCTTCAATGGACAACGTCCCAAGTACATGAATTATGGTGCCATTGGTTATGTTATTGGTCATGAAATCACTCACGGATTCGATGATCAAGGTCGTCAATTTGATGTTGATGGTAATCTAATCGATTGGTGGCAACCCGATACTCAAAAAGCCTATTTGGAAAAGGCTAAATGTATTATAGAACAATATGGCAACTATACAGATAAACAGACAGGACTTAAt CTTAATGGCATTAATACTCAAGGTGAAAATATTGCCGATAATGGTGGTATTAAGGAATCTTATTTGGCCTATAAACAATGGGTGGCACAAAATGGTGAAGAACCTAAATTGCCCGGCTTAAGTTATTCACCACAGCAAATGTTCTGGATATCGGCAGCCCAAACGTGGTGTGCTAAATATAGAAAAG AAACTCTAAAAATGCGCATTACCACTGGTGTCCATTCACCTAATGAATTCCGTGTTTTGGGCTCTTTGAGCAACATGAAAGATTTCTCCCGCGATTTCCAGTGTCCCGAGGGTACACCCATGAACCCTGTACAGAAGTGTGAAGTTTGGTAG
- the LOC111676802 gene encoding kelch-like protein diablo, with amino-acid sequence MANSNDNQNNREKKNSNCIELTKQEQMAPRSFIRGTSGHLLQQLNEFRKNEQFTDVRLLGSDGTRISAHRNILAAASPFFMAMFSGHFPESDQAEIELPEIDTLCLQLVVEFIYTGLCEIHDEYVQQLLQTASFLQLDHLSDMCGEHMGELLDPENCLGFKHFAEKQNNQFLLEMSKDFIIMHFQEVVQCEEFYEMSYEELVPILSNNELFMHSDDTILKGIVRWAEYKPETRLAYLPQLLRFIHPMCVTAEMTRSLKTLNEQDDCQQWLSEVEHYEGSAEWRIFLVDKMGRSPETFRYDLHTETMLPLKPPPRAAFAISLAAHKNILYMQGGSIGRSTKNSYYYNIYRDQWYDLTPLLMRRSHHRSLVSNDCLYAIGGNSSSGITNTVEYLNLVTNKTEFCKPMLVQRSSMGAVMHDNMFYVMGGEEEVRSWNCVERYDPRINEWHTLRPMNDIKGYCSSAVIGSSIYCCEGLGMCMERYDIRANKWEIIDFGEEREFYEIFSVDNQLYCTCGEFIARYDMEENRWVVVHRFPFTRDWDYAVAMPMVNYDI; translated from the exons ATGGCCAATTCTAATGATAATCAAAATAACCGAGAGAAAAAGAACTCAAATTGTATTGAGTTAACGAAACAGGAACAAATGGCACCACGTTCCTTTATCAGAGGAACAAGTGGTCATTTGTTGCAGCAGCTAAATGAGTTTAGGAAAAATGAACAG TTTACTGATGTCCGACTTTTAGGCAGTGATGGTACACGCATTTCAGCCCATCGTAATATTCTAGCCGCTGCCAGTCCATTCTTTATGGCCATGTTTAGCGGTCATTTTCCTGAAAGTGATCAAGCAGAAATTGAATTACCAGAAATTGACACCCTCTGTTTACAATTGGTTGTGGAATTTATTTATACGGGATTGTGTGAAATCCACGATGAGTATGTACAACAATTGCTGCAAACTGCTTCATTTTTACAATTGGATCATTTGTCGGATATGTGTGGTGAACATATGGGTGAATTACTGGATCCTGAGAATTGTTTGGGTTTTAAACATTTCGCCGAGAAACAGAATAATCAATTTTTGCTCGAGATGTCAAAGGATTTTATTATAATGCATTTTCAGGAGGTGGTTCAGTGTGAGGAGTTTTATGAAATGTCGTATGAGGAG TTGGTTCCCATTCTCAGCAACAATGAGCTTTTCATGCACTCCGATGATACCATACTCAAGGGCATTGTACGCTGGGCCGAATATAAACCCGAGACACGTTTGGCATATCTGCCACAACTACTGCGCTTTATACATCCCATGTGTGTGACGGCTGAAATGACACGCTCTcttaaaacattaaatgaacAAGACGATTGTCAACAGTGGCTAAGTGAGGTGGAACATTATGAGGGCAGTGCTGAGTGGCGTATATTTCTGGTGGACAAAATGGGTCGAAGTCCTGAAACATTTCGTTATGATTTGCATACGGAAACGATGTTGCCGCTAAAACCGCCGCCTAGAGCTGCTTTTGCCATAAGTTTGGCGGCCCATAAGAATATTCTCTATATGCAGGGTGGCAGCATAGGACGTAGTACTAAAAATTCTTATTACTATAATATTTATCGAGATCAATGGTATGATTTGACACCACTGCTAATGAGACGTTCTCATCATCGTTCTCTGGTTTCGAATGATTGTTTATATGCCATAGGCGGCAACTCCTCGAGTGGTATCACCAACACtgtggaatatttaaatttggtcACGAATAAAACCGAATTCTGTAAACCCATGCTGGTGCAACGCAGTTCCATGGGTGCGGTTATGCATGACAATATGTTCTATGTAATGGGTGGAGAGGAAGAGGTTAGAAGTTGGAATTGTGTTGAACGTTATGATCCCCGCATTAATGAATGGCACACTTTGAGACCGATGAATGATATCAAAGGTTATTGCTCGAGTGCGGTTATAGGTTCGTCTATCTATTGTTGTGAAGGTCTGGGCATGTGTATGGAACGTTATGATATACGTGCCAATAAATGGGAAATTATAGATTTTGGTGAAGAACGTGAATTCTATGAAATATTTTCGGTAGACAATCAGCTGTATTGCACGTGTGGTGAATTTATTGCCCGTTATGATATGGAGGAAAATCGTTGGGTTGTTGTGCATCGTTTCCCCTTTACTCGCGATTGGGATTATGCTGTGGCGATGCCTATGGTTAATTATGATATTTAG